In Williamwhitmania sp., one genomic interval encodes:
- a CDS encoding RNA polymerase sigma-70 factor: MTLPEGKYTPDELKWFRNLFDTYYESLRNFAYFKVGDAALAEDIVQEAYIKVWSMRDDVRNETVKALLYKIVGNLALNQLKHRKVVYNFENTYDHDSQSEAADSAILTEEFNQELQQVIASIPEKARVVFLLSRIDGLTYDEIAERLDLSVKAIEKRMSEALKIVRAKISYKL, from the coding sequence GTGACGCTCCCGGAAGGAAAATATACGCCAGATGAACTCAAGTGGTTTAGGAATCTTTTTGATACCTACTACGAGAGTCTTAGGAACTTTGCCTACTTCAAGGTTGGGGATGCTGCATTGGCTGAAGACATAGTGCAGGAGGCTTATATTAAGGTGTGGTCAATGCGCGACGATGTTAGAAACGAAACCGTTAAGGCCCTGCTCTACAAAATCGTTGGGAATCTCGCGTTGAATCAGTTGAAGCACCGGAAGGTAGTTTACAATTTTGAAAACACTTACGATCATGACTCTCAGAGTGAGGCGGCTGATTCAGCAATTCTTACTGAAGAGTTTAACCAGGAGCTGCAGCAGGTGATTGCCTCTATTCCGGAGAAGGCTAGGGTTGTTTTTTTACTCAGCCGGATTGATGGATTGACCTACGATGAAATCGCGGAAAGGCTCGATCTCAGTGTAAAAGCCATTGAAAAGAGAATGTCTGAAGCCCTAAAAATTGTTAGGGCAAAAATAAGTTATAAGTTATGA
- a CDS encoding FecR domain-containing protein → MRVDNDKNNLTPNTKGEEALDRALRSLSSWTAPATKSKEEAWMQLLSQIEETESIQEELPDAPTISIGRRFARYGMAAAALVSIILVSVFLLYLTGSKQIVAPRGMVASAMLPDGSEVKLNADSKITYSKLGWDKHRIVSLQGEALFHVTKGDKFEVHTALGFVRVLGTKFNVSDRDGKLQVDCLEGKVAVFLKDGDDQVLNGGEILKADGSSVVRSQLNPSIDVTWVHGEFFYEAAPLVDVFAELERQFNVQINSTNISGRTYTGFFRKGNLKEALDMVCVPMGLKYTVQGSIVTIR, encoded by the coding sequence ATGAGAGTCGACAACGATAAAAATAACCTTACGCCAAATACGAAAGGCGAGGAGGCTCTGGATAGAGCCCTAAGGTCGTTGTCGTCATGGACGGCTCCAGCCACTAAGAGCAAGGAGGAGGCATGGATGCAGCTGCTTTCTCAAATTGAGGAGACGGAGAGCATACAAGAGGAGCTGCCTGATGCACCTACTATTTCCATTGGCAGGCGCTTTGCACGCTATGGAATGGCTGCCGCCGCTCTAGTTTCAATTATTCTAGTTTCAGTATTTTTGCTATACCTAACTGGGAGTAAACAAATTGTTGCGCCAAGAGGAATGGTTGCCAGTGCTATGCTACCGGATGGTTCTGAGGTTAAGCTGAATGCCGATTCCAAAATTACCTACAGCAAGTTGGGCTGGGATAAACATCGTATTGTTTCCCTGCAGGGAGAGGCGCTTTTTCATGTAACCAAAGGCGATAAATTTGAGGTCCATACCGCGTTGGGCTTTGTGAGAGTGCTTGGTACCAAGTTCAATGTATCCGATCGTGATGGAAAGTTGCAGGTTGATTGCCTTGAGGGCAAGGTTGCTGTTTTTCTGAAAGATGGCGACGATCAAGTGCTGAATGGTGGTGAAATACTAAAAGCTGATGGGTCATCCGTTGTTCGGTCACAACTGAACCCTTCAATCGACGTTACATGGGTGCATGGTGAATTTTTTTACGAAGCGGCACCACTCGTAGATGTGTTTGCGGAGTTGGAACGCCAGTTTAATGTTCAAATCAACTCAACCAATATCTCAGGAAGAACCTATACGGGCTTTTTTAGAAAGGGAAATCTGAAGGAGGCACTTGATATGGTATGTGTTCCAATGGGACTTAAGTATACGGTGCAGGGAAGCATTGTGACTATTCGGTAG